The Catenuloplanes niger genome includes a window with the following:
- the mtrB gene encoding MtrAB system histidine kinase MtrB — MTLIRRLADSRAAAALGAALVRLRDSGPGRVVGGWWHALAWRAGRVAAVARQAWRRSLQLRMVAITLIASSVLVGVFAFVVANRASTILLDQATANAEAQLNAGEIWADSQLGVHSQAFDPELQSTMLSTVGYLVGGETSQVSGRIWSLRAYGVPGLQPVTAPQVDDVSQVITRELETSVATEGPSSQIRTASLNGGEPQKYLVYGTPVLTGFGQVELYYVVPLTAEDQAANEIRTTVLVTGAALVVLLVILTALVTRLVVTPVRVAARTAQRLSAGLLDQRMAVNGEDDLALLGASFNQMAANLQRQIVRLEEMSRLQRRFTSDVSHELRTPLTTVRMAADLIFAERDEFDPAVARSAELLQNELDRFENLLTDLLEISRFDAGFAMLDSEPTDLVPIVERVTERLAGLAERAGVPLDVDLPEAAMVAEVDPRRVERILRNLVGNAIEHGEGKPVRVRMRADESAVSITVRDHGVGLKPGEEKLVFNRFWRADPSRARQTGGTGLGLSISLEDARLHGGWLEAWGAPGAGAQFRLTLPCRAGDRLTAAPLRLVPDDLPPRVTESPLTVSELRRIAEEAQS, encoded by the coding sequence ATGACGCTGATCCGACGGCTCGCTGACTCCCGCGCGGCCGCCGCGCTGGGTGCTGCCCTCGTCCGGCTGCGCGACTCCGGCCCCGGCCGGGTCGTCGGCGGCTGGTGGCACGCGCTCGCCTGGCGCGCCGGCCGGGTCGCGGCCGTCGCCCGCCAGGCCTGGCGCCGCTCGCTGCAGCTGCGCATGGTCGCCATCACGCTCATCGCGTCCAGCGTGCTGGTCGGCGTGTTCGCGTTCGTGGTGGCGAACCGGGCCAGCACGATCCTGCTCGACCAGGCCACCGCGAACGCGGAGGCCCAGCTGAACGCGGGCGAGATCTGGGCCGACTCGCAGCTCGGCGTGCACAGCCAGGCGTTCGACCCGGAGCTGCAGAGCACCATGCTCAGCACGGTCGGCTACCTGGTCGGCGGCGAGACCAGCCAGGTCAGCGGCCGGATCTGGTCGCTGCGGGCGTACGGCGTGCCCGGCCTGCAGCCGGTCACCGCGCCGCAGGTCGACGACGTCTCCCAGGTGATCACGCGGGAGCTGGAGACCAGCGTCGCCACCGAGGGGCCGTCGTCGCAGATCCGCACCGCGTCGCTGAACGGCGGCGAGCCGCAGAAATACCTGGTCTACGGCACGCCGGTGCTGACCGGCTTCGGCCAGGTCGAGCTGTACTACGTGGTCCCGCTGACCGCGGAGGACCAGGCGGCGAACGAGATCCGGACGACCGTGCTGGTCACCGGCGCCGCGCTGGTGGTGCTGCTGGTCATCCTGACCGCGCTGGTCACCCGCCTGGTGGTGACGCCGGTCCGGGTCGCGGCCCGCACCGCGCAGCGGCTGTCCGCCGGCCTGCTCGACCAGCGGATGGCGGTCAACGGTGAGGACGACCTGGCGCTGCTCGGCGCGTCGTTCAACCAGATGGCGGCGAACCTGCAGCGGCAGATCGTCCGGCTGGAGGAGATGTCCCGGCTGCAGCGCCGCTTCACCTCGGACGTCTCGCACGAACTGCGCACCCCACTGACCACGGTACGGATGGCAGCCGACCTGATCTTCGCGGAGCGCGACGAGTTCGACCCCGCGGTCGCGCGCAGCGCCGAGCTGCTGCAGAACGAGCTGGACCGGTTCGAGAACCTGCTGACCGACCTGCTGGAGATCAGCCGGTTCGACGCCGGGTTCGCGATGCTGGACTCCGAACCGACCGACCTGGTCCCGATCGTGGAGCGGGTGACCGAGCGGCTGGCCGGGCTGGCCGAGCGCGCCGGCGTACCGCTGGATGTGGATCTTCCGGAGGCCGCGATGGTGGCGGAGGTGGATCCGCGCCGGGTCGAGCGCATCCTGCGGAACCTGGTCGGCAACGCGATCGAGCACGGCGAGGGCAAGCCGGTCCGGGTACGCATGCGCGCGGACGAGTCCGCCGTGTCGATCACGGTCCGCGACCACGGCGTGGGACTGAAGCCGGGGGAGGAGAAGCTGGTCTTCAACCGTTTCTGGCGGGCGGACCCGTCGCGGGCGCGGCAGACCGGCGGCACCGGCCTCGGCCTGTCGATCAGCCTGGAGGACGCGCGCCTGCACGGCGGCTGGCTGGAGGCGTGGGGTGCTCCCGGCGCCGGCGCGCAGTTCCGCCTGACGCTGCCCTGCCGGGCCGGTGACCGGCTCACCGCGGCGCCGTTGCGCCTGGTCCCGGACGACCTGCCGCCCCGCGTGACCGAGTCCCCGCTGACCGTGAGCGAGCTGCGCCGAATCGCCGAGGAGGCGCAGTCGTGA
- the mtrA gene encoding MtrAB system response regulator MtrA, giving the protein MRARVLVVDDDPALAEMLGIVLRSEGFLPSFVSDGERALAAFRESRPDIVLLDLMLPGMSGIDVCRSIRSESGLPIVMLTAKSDTVDVVLGLESGADDYVVKPFKPKELVARMRARLRRGEDAAPELLTIGPPTNQITIDVPAHTVSRDGEEVKLTPLEFDLLVALARKPRQVFTREVLLEQVWGYRHAADTRLVNVHVQRLRAKIEPDPERPEIILTVRGVGYKAGNG; this is encoded by the coding sequence ATGAGAGCCCGGGTCCTGGTGGTCGACGACGATCCAGCGTTGGCGGAGATGCTCGGCATCGTTCTGCGCAGCGAGGGATTTCTGCCGTCATTCGTGTCCGACGGTGAGCGCGCGCTCGCCGCGTTCCGCGAGAGCAGGCCGGACATCGTCCTGCTCGACCTGATGCTGCCCGGCATGAGCGGGATCGACGTGTGCCGGTCGATCCGGTCCGAGTCCGGTCTGCCGATCGTGATGCTGACCGCGAAGAGCGACACCGTCGACGTGGTCCTCGGCCTGGAGTCCGGCGCCGACGACTACGTGGTGAAGCCGTTCAAGCCGAAGGAGCTGGTCGCGCGCATGCGGGCGCGGTTGCGCCGGGGCGAGGACGCGGCGCCGGAGCTGCTGACGATCGGCCCGCCGACGAACCAGATCACGATCGACGTGCCCGCGCACACGGTCAGCCGGGACGGCGAGGAGGTCAAGCTCACGCCGCTGGAGTTCGACCTGCTGGTGGCGCTGGCCCGCAAGCCGCGCCAGGTCTTCACCCGCGAAGTGCTGCTGGAGCAGGTCTGGGGCTACCGGCACGCGGCCGACACGCGCCTGGTCAACGTGCACGTCCAGCGGCTGCGCGCCAAGATCGAGCCGGACCCGGAGCGGCCGGAGATCATCTTGACCGTCCGCGGCGTGGGCTACAAGGCGGGGAACGGCTAG
- a CDS encoding LpqB family beta-propeller domain-containing protein, protein MRRVTATVLAALLAASGLTGCGIPGSTDVQVHGEKPSPDAPGGVDTITPAVRDNSPTGTAEALVTSFLAAAAGDPEQAVDRARSFVAPDRRAAWKPSNDINVVRVPVRAVITEAEPFSTAELTVQHLGVLNPNGSVEPPNNDDTKYTFTVGQLPGQTGWWVLDPPPLLLLSAAELERRYTSTPVYFWNKERTALVPDLRWLSLSVSAERRPTELLEWLGAGPSALLGVATDGLPANVKPKGNVPKVVGDDPLEVNLSAEAGALDDDAIWRLGAQLFWTLRDYAGGGVQVKVEGQARAAFTGDARVLAANPSSALIDDPNRFALYDGRIVRMSGSQTPGPAGDVPLATAETNSGVSLASYSRFGQRTVGAWVRDRGNGQGRELVVNAEIPGRVLRIPLGDDQAGRPAWLWAPGPAADQQPESLVGLILVNGRLQQFGTQEPELTSVPVSSLPGPGISAMAVSYDGQRIALVAGGRVFVTTLTRTETSVKAGTVVREVPMSLTGITAVDFAAEDRLIVAGRKSGQSAIAEVTVDGIDEQDRVTDLGSAQVTYLAAYPLNPIRPNGSGGSQAAYVANNIPYSLLFSSNRIEPTQLAQPPPDAVSSRISAPFFLE, encoded by the coding sequence GTGAGAAGGGTCACAGCGACCGTCCTGGCCGCGCTGCTGGCCGCCTCCGGGCTGACCGGCTGCGGCATCCCCGGCTCGACCGACGTGCAGGTGCACGGCGAGAAGCCGTCGCCGGACGCGCCGGGCGGCGTCGACACGATCACGCCGGCGGTCCGCGACAACTCGCCCACGGGTACGGCCGAGGCGCTGGTCACGTCGTTCCTGGCGGCCGCGGCCGGCGACCCGGAGCAGGCCGTGGACCGGGCCCGGTCGTTCGTCGCGCCGGACCGGCGGGCGGCGTGGAAGCCGTCCAACGACATCAACGTGGTCCGGGTGCCGGTCCGTGCGGTCATCACGGAGGCGGAACCGTTCTCCACGGCCGAGCTCACCGTGCAGCACCTCGGGGTGCTCAATCCGAACGGCTCGGTGGAGCCGCCGAACAACGACGACACGAAGTACACGTTCACGGTCGGCCAGCTCCCCGGCCAGACCGGTTGGTGGGTGCTGGATCCGCCGCCGCTGCTGCTGCTCTCGGCCGCGGAGCTGGAGCGGCGCTACACCAGCACGCCGGTCTACTTCTGGAACAAGGAGCGCACCGCGCTCGTGCCGGACCTGCGCTGGCTGTCGCTGAGCGTGTCCGCCGAGCGCCGCCCGACGGAGCTGCTGGAGTGGCTCGGCGCCGGGCCGTCCGCGCTGCTCGGCGTCGCGACCGACGGCCTCCCGGCGAACGTCAAGCCCAAGGGCAACGTGCCGAAGGTGGTCGGCGACGACCCGCTGGAGGTCAACCTCAGCGCCGAGGCCGGCGCGCTGGACGACGACGCGATCTGGCGGCTCGGCGCGCAGCTGTTCTGGACGCTGCGCGACTACGCCGGCGGTGGCGTGCAGGTCAAGGTGGAGGGCCAGGCGCGGGCCGCGTTCACCGGCGACGCCCGGGTGCTGGCCGCGAACCCGTCGTCCGCGCTGATCGACGACCCGAACCGGTTCGCCCTCTACGACGGGCGGATCGTGCGGATGAGCGGCAGCCAGACGCCCGGGCCGGCCGGTGACGTGCCGCTGGCGACCGCGGAGACGAACTCCGGCGTCAGCCTCGCGTCGTACTCGCGGTTCGGCCAGCGCACGGTCGGCGCGTGGGTGCGCGACCGCGGCAACGGCCAGGGCCGCGAGCTGGTGGTGAACGCGGAGATCCCCGGCCGGGTGCTGCGGATCCCGCTCGGCGACGACCAGGCCGGCCGCCCGGCCTGGCTCTGGGCGCCGGGGCCGGCCGCGGACCAGCAGCCGGAGAGCCTGGTCGGGCTGATCCTGGTGAACGGGCGGCTGCAGCAGTTCGGCACGCAGGAACCGGAGCTCACCTCCGTGCCGGTGAGCAGCCTGCCCGGTCCGGGGATCTCCGCGATGGCGGTGTCCTACGACGGCCAGCGGATCGCGCTGGTCGCCGGCGGCCGGGTGTTCGTCACCACGCTGACCCGCACGGAGACCAGCGTGAAGGCCGGCACCGTGGTCCGCGAGGTGCCGATGTCGCTGACCGGCATCACGGCGGTGGACTTCGCGGCCGAGGACCGGCTGATCGTGGCCGGCCGGAAGTCGGGACAGAGCGCGATCGCCGAGGTCACGGTGGACGGCATCGACGAGCAGGACCGGGTGACCGACCTCGGCTCGGCGCAGGTCACCTACCTCGCGGCGTACCCGCTGAACCCGATCCGGCCGAACGGCAGCGGGGGCAGCCAGGCCGCCTACGTCGCGAACAACATCCCCTACAGCCTGC